The genomic segment ATGGATGCCGATCTTAAAAATTTATGGGATAAAACCTTAGATATTATAAAAAGTGAGCTAAGTGAAGTTAGTTTTAATACTTGGATTAAAAGCTGCGAACCTCTGTCTATTTCTTCTAATACTCTAAAGATAAGCGTTCCAAATTCCTTTACTCAAGATATTTTAGATAAAAGATATAAAGATTTAGTTGCAAACTCCATAAAAGCAGTATGTTCAAAATTATATACAATTGAATTTATTATAATGTCTGAAATCTATGAAAAAGAAGAAATTAAGAATTCTTCAAATCAGAAACCAAAAGCTATTGTAGTTAATGATGAAATGTCGTCTACATTAAATCCAAAATATACTTTTAATTCTTTTGTAATAGGTAATAGTAATAGATTTGCTCATGCTGCATCTTTGGCAGTTGCAGAATCACCAGCAAAAGCATATAACCCGTTATTCATATATGGTGGAGTCGGCCTTGGAAAGACTCACTTAATGCATGCTATCGGTCATTACATCTTAGATGGTAATCCTAATGCTAAAGTTGTGTATGTCTCATCTGAAAAATTTACCAATGAATTAATAAACGCTATAAAAGATGATAAGAATGAAGAATTCAGAAATAAATATAGGAATGTTGATATCTTACTTATAGATGATATACAATTTATAGCCGGAAAAGAGCGTACTCAAGAAGAATTCTTTCATACATTTAATGCGTTACATGATGCGAATAAACAAATTATATTATCTTCAGATAGACCGCCAAAAGAAATTCCAACATTAGAAGATAGGCTTAGATCTAGATTTGAATGGGGCTTAATAGCAGATATTCAAGTTCCTGATTTCGAAACTAGAATGGCTATACTAAAAAAGAAAGCTGACGTTGAAAATCTAAATGTAGCAAATGAAGTTATGGGATACATTGCTACTAAAATTAAATCTAATATAAGGGAACTTGAAGGCGCACTAATAAGAATAATTGCTTACTCCTCATTAACTAACAGAGAAGTTACTGTAGATTTAGCTACAGAAGCATTAAAAGATATAATATCTAAAAAGCAAGGAAAGCACGTGACTATTGACTTAATACAAGATGTAGTTTCTAGTTACTTTAATTTGCGTGTTGAAGATTTAAAATCTCAAAGACGAACTAGAAATGTTGCTTACCCAAGGCAAATAGCAATGTATTTAAGTAGAAAACTGACAGATATGTCTTTACCTAAAATTGGAGAAGAATTTGGAGGAAGAGATCATACTACAGTAATACATGCTTATGAGAAAATATCTGAGAATCTCAAAACTGATGATTCATTACAAAATACTGTTAACGACATTACAAAGAAATTGACTCAGAATTAATCCACAGAGCTGTATAATAAGTACATAATAACTTGTGGATAATATTTTTTTAGTTATATTACACTTATACTTGTGGATAACCAGTCTGTTTTGTTACTGATTTATCCACAATATTTTTGAACTAAATTTTGTTGATATTACAGGGATTATACTAGTTATCAACAAATTAACAGCCCCTACTACTATTATTACTATAAAAATATTTATCTAACTACTAATTATCATCTTTAATTCTTGTGAATAAAATAAGGAGGATTTTCAATGATCTTTACATGTGAAAAACAAAAAATATTAGAAGGTATATCAATAGTGCAAAAAGCCATAACAGGTAAATCAACAATGCCTATATTGGAAGGTATTTATATAAATGCAAATAATTCAACAATAACTCTTATAGGTTCAGATATGGATGTTAGTATTCAAACATTAGTTGATGCAACTATTATGGAAGAAGGAAGTATAGTTATTGATGCTAAAATATTTGGAGAAATAATAAGAAAACTACCTAATTCAACTATAAGAATAGAAACTATGGAAAATCAACTAATAAAAATAACTTGTGAAAAATCCATATTTGATGTAGTGTATATGAACACAAATGAATTTCCAGAGTTACCTGAAATTAATGAGAATTTAAAAATATCAGTAAATCAAAATATATTAAAAAATATGATAAAGGGGACTTCTTTTGCTATAGCTCAAGATGAAACAAGACCTATTCTTCAAGGAATATTATTCGAAGTGAGAAATAAAAACTTAAACTTAGTTGCTCTAGATGGATATAGACTAGCTATAAAAAGTGAATTTTTAGATACGGATATTGACATAGAAGTTGTAATTCCAGGAAAAACATTAAATGAAGTATCAAAGATACTAGAAGATATAGATGAGATTGTGGATATAACATTTACTAATAACCATATATTATTTAATTTAAAAAGAACTAAAATAATATCTAGATTATTAGAAGGTAAGTTCATAAATTATAAATCATTATTACCACAAGAACACAAACTATTTGTAAATGTTAATAGACAAGAACTACAAAATGCAATAGAAAGAGCATCTCTAATGGCTAAGGATGGAAATACCAATTTAATAAAATTAGATTTACATCAAGATAACTTAGTAATAACTTCTAATTCTCAATTGGGAAAGGTAAGAGATGAAATTTCGATAAAATTGCAAGGAGATGAAATAGAAATTGCATTTAACTCAAAATATCTGCTAGATGTTTTAAAGAACATGGAGGATAATGAAGTTGTTATGAAAATGACATCTGGTATAAGCCCATGTGTTATTGAAGAAAATAGTAATGAAAATGCAAAATATTTAGTTTTGCCAGTAAGACTAATGAGATAGGAGGATAAATATTATTTTAATATTTATATAACGAAAATGAATAAAATAAAAATTGATACTGAAATTATAAAATTAGATGCTTTTTTAAAATGGGCATCTATTGCTAGCTCAGGTTCAGAAGCTAAGATCTATGTGCAAGATGGAATGATAAAGGTTAATGGAGAAGTTTGTACTCAAAGAGGTAAGAAGTTAAGAAGTGGAGATGTAGTAAACTTCG from the Clostridium beijerinckii genome contains:
- the dnaA gene encoding chromosomal replication initiator protein DnaA gives rise to the protein MDADLKNLWDKTLDIIKSELSEVSFNTWIKSCEPLSISSNTLKISVPNSFTQDILDKRYKDLVANSIKAVCSKLYTIEFIIMSEIYEKEEIKNSSNQKPKAIVVNDEMSSTLNPKYTFNSFVIGNSNRFAHAASLAVAESPAKAYNPLFIYGGVGLGKTHLMHAIGHYILDGNPNAKVVYVSSEKFTNELINAIKDDKNEEFRNKYRNVDILLIDDIQFIAGKERTQEEFFHTFNALHDANKQIILSSDRPPKEIPTLEDRLRSRFEWGLIADIQVPDFETRMAILKKKADVENLNVANEVMGYIATKIKSNIRELEGALIRIIAYSSLTNREVTVDLATEALKDIISKKQGKHVTIDLIQDVVSSYFNLRVEDLKSQRRTRNVAYPRQIAMYLSRKLTDMSLPKIGEEFGGRDHTTVIHAYEKISENLKTDDSLQNTVNDITKKLTQN
- the dnaN gene encoding DNA polymerase III subunit beta yields the protein MIFTCEKQKILEGISIVQKAITGKSTMPILEGIYINANNSTITLIGSDMDVSIQTLVDATIMEEGSIVIDAKIFGEIIRKLPNSTIRIETMENQLIKITCEKSIFDVVYMNTNEFPELPEINENLKISVNQNILKNMIKGTSFAIAQDETRPILQGILFEVRNKNLNLVALDGYRLAIKSEFLDTDIDIEVVIPGKTLNEVSKILEDIDEIVDITFTNNHILFNLKRTKIISRLLEGKFINYKSLLPQEHKLFVNVNRQELQNAIERASLMAKDGNTNLIKLDLHQDNLVITSNSQLGKVRDEISIKLQGDEIEIAFNSKYLLDVLKNMEDNEVVMKMTSGISPCVIEENSNENAKYLVLPVRLMR
- the yaaA gene encoding S4 domain-containing protein YaaA; translation: MNKIKIDTEIIKLDAFLKWASIASSGSEAKIYVQDGMIKVNGEVCTQRGKKLRSGDVVNFDGSDFEII